Genomic DNA from Cloeon dipterum chromosome 3, ieCloDipt1.1, whole genome shotgun sequence:
TAAAGGAAAAACATTTGCCACTTTATTAAAACAAGTAATTGAAAAGTTCCTAAAAACTAACCTGCAGCTTCCTTAGATAAAGCTTGGCCTGACGCGTTAGTTCCGGCGTGTCCTTCTTCCATAGAACTAAATGTGAAATTAGCGGGTAGTGAGAGCACCTTGCTCAGTTGTTTGTGACGCCCCAAGTTGTTTTCCTCCTCCTGTTCAATACGAGGTTTTGCATAATTAGAGTTTGATCGcgacaatttttttgcgcTGAATTCCTTACTTGCATGGTTAACCGTAGCGCCTGCTGCAAGGCCTCTGCAGCCTCCGCCTCCTCAGCTTCCTCTTGTTCCGCTTGAAGCTCTCTCTCCAGCTCCACCTCCATGTCAAGCTCATCCTCCATCTATTTAAAGTTACGAAATTTAGTGGAATGTTTGTGGAACAGTGGAAGAGCTCTGGAAAGCGTTGTGATTCGTGAtgcattttaagaaaaactgaGCTGCAAATTGCATAATTGGTAAGCGTAAGATTGAAATTGatgcacaaaatttgcatttgctgATGCTGAAGTGACACGCTGCGTGGGCACAAAAGACTGTAGAAATTTGCAAGTaataaaagagttaaaaagttgattatttttactatctCCAAAGCCTGTGAAAGTGAAAACGGTGAAAAAGCGTTCAAAAGCgattgaaaaatgacaaattgaaGTAGTAAAAGAGTAAGTCGATTGAAGTGCCCAAAGTCTGCCCGAAGTTGCAGTATTGTAAAGGAATATAGCAGAGAGATAGATAAAATGAGAGCTGCACTTTTGAAATGTAACAAACCGTTGGTCACTAATCAAGCAAGTTTACTCTTGGATAATTACATCCCCCAGATCTGTATAAGCATCAGAAAATTCTGAGAGTGAGGGAAAAGGTCCTGTACACAGTCTGAACAGGGAGAATTTGGGCCCCAAATCCTCAGTTCCGTCAATCCAACtacaaattctaatttgtctACTTTCTGATTCACGACAGCTGCGACAAAACTGAAACAACGATGCACAAAAAATCGACGTAATATTTACACAAGACAGTAAGTAACGAGATAGGAAGAAAGAATAGAAAAGTTTGACAAGAGAGGAGATAGCGAGTGTTTACCTTCAGTCCGTGCTGAACATTTTAAGTTCGAGAAAAACACACATGTGTTTTGAATacgtttttcaaaatgtattttgcgGAAATATTGAGAGAACGTTTTATTGTTTCTGACAGTTTCAAGAGGAAGAGATAGATCAGATTCATAGAATAGAAGGACCGCGGTTgccaataattttaagaaattcacAGTATTATAAAGCAAAACACTAACCTGCTTATGCGACTCTTCTAGATGCTTCATAAGGACCGCGACGACGACGTTCACGAGCACAAACTGCGCCATCAGCACGAAGATGACGAAGAAAATTGGCGCAATAACCGTGGAAACGCAGCAGTTGCGTACGCAGTCGGCCGCATCATCACAAGTGTCCCGCAAGGTGTCTTTCATTATGCCATTCCAGTTGTCACCAGTGGCCACTCTGAACAAGGTCAGAAAAGCCATGCCGAAGTTGCTGAAATGCGCGTGCTCGCCTAAGCCCTGACAGGGTATTTCTTCACTGCAttctggaattttaaaattgcgaaataGATAGCTGCGAAAACCGAAAATCAGTCGGGTTACCCAGTCTGCCGAAAAGCTCGACTCCAAGGGCGGCGAATATGAAGAAGAGAAGAAAGAAGAGAAGGCCCAAGTTGCCCACCTGCGGCAGGGCTTGCATCACCGTGTCGAGAAGGGCCCTGATACCTTTGGCCATTTTCAGAAGTTTCAGAACTGTTGGAATTAATGATTTCGAATTTGTCAACTTTTCTACAATGTGAAAAGTTACCCCTGGCTATCCTTAGCACCCTCATTACCCTGATGATGGTAGGGTTGATCGGAATTATTTTTGACTCAACTTCTTCAAGAACGATTCCCACGATGGACAAAATCACTATCACTACGTCCAACTGGTTCCATCTAAAAAAAAGGGCTTggttaaaatcaatataatccACTCTAGACTAGGCACACCTGAACGCGACACACTCCCAACACATATATTGTTCTAAAAGtgattatgcaacctgttcgACACTCGAGTGTTACAGGTTGCATTTATTCTTGTTCTTACAAAAcatgcagcaaaaataaatattgttctcACCCAACTCTAATcgttcttttaaattaataaatttaatttagcaaagaACAATATAGAAAAAGTTTGAGCTgtgatgaaaatatatattttttggtctTGCCTGTCTTTAAAGTATAAGTGCATTCCAAGGGCGAGTAGTTTCATCATGGACTCAAGGATGAAAACCGCTGTGAAAAAgtagttgaaaattttgagcgcGTATGAGAGAGCTTTGGGCATCATGTAGAACTCAAGCGCCATGGTGACCACATTCAATCCGATGACTGCTGCAATGGCCAGGTCAAAGTATTTCGAGGTGACTACGTTGTGGACCAAAAGTCTGGGCCTCGAGTAGGTGGCGTAATAGGGCGGCTCGTGCATCCCTGTTGATCAAATGCCAATATTTTCCCATTTCTGATTAATAAAATCCTCActtcttctctttttctccATCTGCTTGGCCCTTTTGGCTGCCCGCCTTGccttctcttctttttcttgctcttcCCTACAGCGGTGGAAGTTCTCCACCACAACACCGACAAACATGTTGAGTACGAAAAAGCCGACAAGCAACAGGAATGAGATGAAATAAAGCAGGCGCCATTCCGAGAAGTTCTCGATGGGCTGAATTTGTATACATCAGCGGCGTGATTTAAAGCGTAAACAAAATAGTCAAACCTGTTGGTCAACGCCGACTGCGTCGAGGCCGGTGTACATGATGTTGACCCAACCGTCTTTGGATGAGAGCACGAACAATGACATGAGCGCTTTGCCCAGGTCGTCGAAATTGTACTTTCTGTTAACCCACGAGTTTTTCTTGTCGGCCAAACAGTCAGTCTTATTTCTCACATTCTTAATGTCTGGCCCTTCACAGTAGTAAAATGCACCTTTGAATAGCTGGAATTTCAAAGATATTGAAAGTCTGGATTAAAAGGGATTTATCCAGAAATATTTACCTGTACACCTAGGattccaaaaataatgaaaaatgtgcAGCAAATCAGGACAATGTTTCCGATGGGTCTCAATGATGATAACAACGTTTGTACTACAAGTTTGAGGCCCGGCGCTCTGTTGATGACTCTCAGCGGCCTTAAAGATCGAAGTAACCGAAAAACCTGATGGCACATTTAGTTGCAACTTTTCCATTTCACATCGGACCATCGCAATACTCACTCTTAATATTCCAAATATTCTGGGGCTGCTTTCAGAAATCACGGACATAAGCAGATCAACTATGGAGATGAGAACGAGCACGCCATCCATGATGTTCCAGCCTGAAGTGAAGTACGCTTCGCGGCCGTAAAACATACCAGTGGCTATCAcctattaatttcaaatatatttggtTGCGTGAGCGACACGtcacacaaagaaaaaaaactcactttgATCAACATTTCTAGCGCAAAAACGGCGGTAAACACATAGTTTGCAGTGGCAAGAAATATTCTCTCAGTGGAGTCGGGCGGTATATTCGGTCTCTCCATGGCCAGGGTAATGCAGTTGAGGCCGATGAAGAACAGCACCACATTGTCAAACCACCTCCGCTCCACTATCCAGCAACATAACTTGCGAATTTTCCTAAGTAAATTTAAGCAGATTGAGAAAACAGACGTATATATCAGTTTTGCGCCATTACGAGTCGGTCGGCGAGAAAATGTAGAGGGAATAGTCGTCCCTCTCCTTCAGGCATCCCCTCGGCTCGAAGAATTTGAAGATCTTCTTGATGTTGGGCTCTTCCTCCTCTGTCGTGACCTTAACCTGGGGTAGTGGGGATGTGGACAGTTTGTGGCTGTTGTAGGATTTTGACGGGCCGATGGGGTGGTGATGCAGGCAAATGGACGCGTTGCGCGACCTATAGCCACCCACCTGAGGTCCCAAGGAGGGTCGATGGTGCAGCAGGCGCATTGGCACGTGCGCCCCCTCGCAGAGGGAGCTGTGCCGGCCGTGGTGGTAGTGTGCATGGTGTCTTTGCCAGGACGAACCCTGCAATGGGGTAGaattttggattaaattgCGAAAAAACCGTAAAGTATTTAGTAGCCCCCAAAATAGTCacaaattattgataaaataaatttaatataaaaatagatgTAGCCCTTTcagatttcatttttcgtcattaaaaatatcaagctgagataaatgatttttaattttattatttttgcacttaCCTGCAAGAATGGGGAATGCGGAGGAGCTATACTTGGAGATCTTGATGACGGATTAGAGACCGATGGTGGGAGGAGCGTGGAGCACGCTGAAGGGCGTCTCAGGGAACACGTGGACGTGGTGGGTGCCTGCACTGAGAGCAGGTTGTTGCGTGCAGGCGACTGAGTATCATTACGTATCGAGCCGAGGAGACCTCCATTGCAGTGCAAGTGCTGGTCGCCCTCTTGCctacaaattagaattttttagtCTATATATTTCTTTGAAAGCAGCGTTGTCGCACATGGGAGGCACTGCGAGATTATTGTTTTGACGATTTTGTTGGTACGAGTTGTTGTGAGCACCATTGTTGAGTACAAAGTCCTCAGGGACCTCTTCGGCGCCCTGAATCCTCTGCCGTGATCGGAGGGATGGCCTTGATATTCGCCAACCTGCTGTCCTATTCAGTCCAGAgctgagaaaaatcaaacacatattatgataaaaagtcccatttttaaatatacaaaattagtgtgtcataaaatataaaaacaggGAGAacagttattaaaaataaatgctcttCTGAGCATACCTAGGTCTGGAGCCACTTGGTGGAGTTACTGAAAGACTGACTCTTCGTGGTGTGTTAGAGCTGGAGTTTGTCGACCCTGAGGACTCGCGGGACGCGTGTGAGTGACTGGGACCCTGGGCCGGTGGCCTCAACAGGCCTGGAATGCTGCACTGGGATGACTGAAATGAGGGATTCGATTAGTTTTAAAACTCTCTGCATAATTCATACATAAACGGCCCTAAAATACcgaattctatttttaaagcgTCATTATTTAACGCATAATATCTCTTATTGAGGTACATAAATTCCAACATCcaggaaattttcattgtccTTGACACTTAACTAAATCTATGACAGCTATTTTGGGAAGGGGCCCACATTTAGTCTTACAAAATGCAGGCGGTTTTCCCAAAGTCTCTGGATACGCTGCGGAAATTCCCCGGGTAGAATCTTAATTTTAGTGTTCAAAAAGTTCGAAAGTAAAATATACTAACTGATGATCTGTCGATGGAATCAATGGAAAGAGAACTGGCGTATAAACTAATGTTAGGATTGAGCCTGTGCAGGCCAACGGCGCCAGGCTCGAGGGTGGCGTTCGGCGAGTCTTGCGGTGTGGCCGCCGTGTGGGTTATTACGGGCGCCGGCGGCATCGTCGGGGGTGGCGAAAGGCTAATCTGCTGGCCACcctgttgctgctgttgttgcagCATTTGGCTTTCTGTGGacaagaacaaaatattttagcatacaaaattgatttttcaactggttattaaataaacattcacccctgttataaaattaaaaaaaaaacaacaaacctTTTTGGATGTTGCATTTTGGTTCAAACTCAACTTGGGTCCTGACCTTCCACGCGTTTTCTCTCTCCTGCTGTCCAAAGTTGTTCCTCACAGGGTTGTCTGGCTTCATAACGTTTTCCTGCGAAATATTACACACAAGTCAGGACACGAGTAGCACTCCTAGGCAAATCAGGGCTGGAATCATCATTATCTCAAatgctacaaatttttgaacagaCTTAAAGCCAAATGCACTGAAATTTGCTCCAGCTCTGACGTGGTGCTCAAATGCACGCAAATGCCATAGGCAGCACTCTATATGATAAAATAGAATCAAAATATCTAGCTACGATCATGAAAGTCTCCAAGAGAAATACGCCAGACTACCGTGAAGCGAGTCGGGCTGGCTGCGTAACCTACCAGGCAGGAACTGCTGCTGCCAGAGCCCCCTGAGTCCTCAGGGTCGTACtctgcagccgccgctgctgctgctgccgccgcctcctgggccgccgcctcctgcTGCTGAGCCTTGGCAAGCTCTCTTTGCTCTCGCTCGAGTCGCTCATTTCTCTACAAATGCAAGCGTAAAGGATTCAGCCTAGCGTGTGCACATCTCTAAAGCGCCTGATTCCTCAAAAGCATCCAGCATGATTCGAGCAAATGGCGAGATTGATTTAATGGTTAAGTCGGAGCCGCTCCGCTGAGGATTGGTCGTAAACTTTCTCCAGTTAATTTGGTTTCAATCGGTTTGATTTCAAGTGTTTTATTTAGAAGAATTGTGTATGATCATGCGAGAgcgatgaattatttataatcaacTGGTATAAATTGGAATATGCCACCACTTACTCAACAGTACACGTTTTTACTCAATGCTGATGCAAAATGGATGTAGAGCAGTAATACAAAATGTCATATGCAAATGTATGCAGATCGAATTTCGCATAAATAGAGAGAATACAAATGGGCCGACTGGCAAAAATGGTAAACCCAATTCCACTGTAGCGCTCTACGTAAAACAAGGAATAATATTGTGTGTCCTCCAGAAAGAACATAGATGGCTTTTTCATATATTAAAAAGTGGGTGCAGGTTGTGCATGAGGAGAGGAAACCAGTGCAATAGTataaagagaaagagagcgaaagAATGTATATAAGaagttttctaaataaaaatgccgaAGGCGGCAGAGAGAATATTGCAGATGTTGTCGGGGAAATTGCGCGGTGTTTACCTCGGCGGAAAATCCCTCGACCAAGATAGCGACCAGCAGGTTGAAGAGCACGTAGTTGCCAAAGGTCATGAGGGCAACAAAGTAGAGGGCCGCCCAGTGACTGGTCTTCTCCATGCCGTTGAACAAGACCACGTTCCAGTCCTCTTGAGTCAGGATCTGCGCAAGAAAAAAGTCTCACCCCGGGGGCCGGAAAGCTCTCGGCGCGAGTGCCGTTCTAGAACGACTCGGTGGGAAAGTGATTAACAAGTCGCAACTTTTCAAGGCTCTAATTAGTAAAATAGCAAGTTTCGGCAGCGCGTACACTTTGCAAATCTAATTAATTCCGCGATAAGgagagaacgagagagaaTAGTCATGCAGATTTGCTAGAAAGGATACTAAAAACTTTTGGCAAATTTCCTTCGAAACACTGTCTCAGAAACAACTACTACGctgctgcaaaatattttctgctctcCAGTCATCTATTACACGCAACAATGATTACTCTAATTTCGCGAGAGATTATTATGATAATAATAACGAGTCGGCcggattttaattcaattaagccACCGGCGTGCTGCTTCGCAACAAAAGGCGGGCGGGGATTTACTTATGCAACCATTGCGTACGCCCAGTTCAACTTGTTGCATACCTAGCGAGCTGAGGAGCGGAACAGAGAATTACGCTGGCcgattttatctaatttatgGCCTTCTGAGCATGAAGATGGAACGAGCATAAACGCTTGCAGGAGCCAGTCGCTCTGAATGGAAATACGAATCGTACATATACGTAAAAGCGTGCGGTGATTATGCAAATTGGACTCGCGGCAGATTGCTGAGTAATAACCAGAGTTGCGATGCCAGTTCATGtcagattttgaaaagaatttactCAAACTTCCTCCATCAGTTCAAAGTAgatcataattttaaacaaatcaagTTTAAAGTAAGTGTGGAGAACGGTTCTTTCTCGAAATATCAGCTAAATCGCAAGCCTTTGGGCCTTAAAGATTGACTAACACATTCATTTTCCACCGAATACAAATATCCACTCAATTCCATCTTTATGCTGATAAAAAAGTTTAGCTGAATACTTTGCTAGCAGCAAGCAGCGTTTGTATAGATAAACGAGAAAACGTGTAGACACACGAATGTACACAAGAggtgtttttatatttttaaaaattgcagattcaCAAGTGAGCGTGTCGAAGAAACAGTTTAAAGGATAGAGAGTCGGTCTACTTAAATTTAAGGGAGTGTTGAATACTCACCTGGAATACCGTGACTGTCGCCCATAGGATATTGTTAAAATGTTTGCGGTCACAAACACACTTTGGATCATGATTGACGATTTCATGACAAGAGCATTCCCTCGTTCCATCATACCACATGCAAAACTTACCGCCAAATAAGTACATTCCCAAAATactgaaacaaaaagcaaaaacaagCGACGTGACCACAGCACCAGAACTTCTATTGGTTAGGAAAACTGAGAGATATACAGCacagatatatttataatatatagtaaatattaaaggtgaatcaaaaattgaatactgTGTGGTTTGACTTTACGTCACACACGAAATACTTTTACACTGCTCAGGGGCGTTTAAGTACAGTAAATTGTCAGTGTCAGGTTTTGGCGGAAAGGGCAACTAGGCCCGCGGACAAGTGCAAAACTGCATTGATTGCGTGAAATTCTAtcgtttgatttttcactGGAGTACAGTGATCGGGCGCTATGTGGGTAGAGAAGGTTTGCTATAGAACACACAGGGagcaatttgaaatatattgtttATACAGAATTTGAAACACACGTATGATATATGTGATTCTAGATTAAAGGAGATtataatatgaatttcaaGTATAAACAAACACAGCATCGTCCGAGAGACGGAAAGATTTGCACAGAATAAGCGGACACAGTAGTAGTGGAGGAGTCACACTGGAATAATATGTGAGATTAAATATACGAATAAATGATAATAGTATAAAAACAGAGAGTTTTTGTCGACTGTATATAATACGTTTATATTTATAGTATGGTAATTGGTAATTGGACAGACACAGTGTATTATGTGGTTAATTTGTCGCATTGTTTGTTAAGTAGACACGAGGATCAGCACAAAGGTTCAAATGATTACACTCTTTCTACTGCCTTTTCAGATTCAACGGTTTCAACTAGAAGCTGCGATGCGCACTAAAGTaccaagagagagagagagagctcaaTGAGACAGAGGAAGACTGATGCAGTGCGAGTTTTTTTTAGCATATTATCATTATATTTGATGTATGCGGTCGCCGTGATGGATGGTTTATTCCAAGACTACAGGATGACGGATTTTATGCGTGTATTTACAGCAGGCGCGATGATGATCCTAGTCTGaagttgatcgataaaattCCGATTAGATTTCCACACTTGGATGGAATGAATTATCGCTCGATGAACAGTAAAGTAGCAGTTAGCAGGAATTTTCAAGGAAGAGCTGTCTGTTTGTGTACGCAAGGATGTataatatctaaaaatataatgtgtCTATTCAAACCTACTACTGCTAAACAATGTAGAGCAGAGGTGACAAATATGTTGTGTTTGAGCAGGCAAATCGGGTGCAGTTaattgaagaggaaaataCACGTCTCGCGTGACTTCTGTTAACTCTTTTCGCAAATGATGCTCATATATGGTCTTTTCGTCACATGCAAATTCGAGTGATATGCAAATAAGAGTTTGAAACTGGTGCAATCCCGCCGTCACGCGAGCGAACAGTAGTTTAACACACACTGGGGAAGAGGGTAGACGTTGCACGTACATAATAATTGTGGGTTGCGAATTTCAAGCAgctgaatttgaattatttttcaattagaaaTGGCACTTGCATGAAGTACATCGATTGCGGACGGTTATTTTTCAACGGCCTTTCATAAAACAACTTGAATGATTTCAAGCACTTTTTTTAGCCGTTGctaacttttaaattcataatctCATGCAATGAAGGAGTTTACTAGCATgagtttttcacttttcattcGATTCAtacttgtttttaaatctcagCAAACcattcatgaaaaattcacaacCCTCATAAAACAGAATTGAAGTCTAATGACTAGTAGAAAAACGGAATTGACTTAAATATGCAATTAATTGACTCACATTAGGAATTTCGCACACACGCGCACCCCCTAGGGTGAttagtatttaaaattgcaaaaatattatagaaaAGCACGAGGGGGAATGAGAGAAAATCAGAAGCTGCGAAGTAATGAAAAACAGAGAAAGAAAGGGGAATGTACAAACAGAGTGGAAATGGGGAACTAACTCACGCtagagggaaaattttaattcatttcaaatgtgTGCAAACGAAGTGAGCAGCATAAAATGTAAATGGAAAAGTGCACACAGAGTAAAAGCTGCAAAGTAAAGAGATGTGTGTGGAGTTTcagaaattgtttgaaaatgtaGCTGCAGGCAGACATTCGTGACTCGCGTGTTTTTTGAGCCACCGAGGAGGCACATGCACTCTCCTGCCATTCGAAAGGTTTCAAAGGCGACAGGTGAGCAGAGTGTGTTCCAAAACGATGTAAAATATcaatagagagagagaaagagaggtaATATATACAAAACGAGTACGATCGACTAAGAACTGCTGTGAGATAGACTGTATTCATCAGCAAAAAAATCGAGTCAGCAATACGCAGCATAaaagtgtttattttacaGGTGCATGGCATGTCATCAATTAGAGTCTAAAGACAGGTGAGATATGAATGGTAATCGGATCTCAGCATTTGATGTAATGAGCAGAGAGACATTCTGGTACGTGTCAAAAAACTGCAGAAGCAAAAAACGTGGCATACTGTACCTTTTTGGTTCGTGAGGGGGACGTACCTCAAATCGGTCGCTCTCGTTCTTTCTTAGTTAAGTTAGTGACGAACGGAacggaaaaataatatgaacaaATGCGTTTCGCAAAcaggagaaaaatatatagaagACTGCTCGAGTATTTATAagtatgaaatatatattatgcacaaaatatatatgttcggattggtttgaaaaaaatgatgagtGAATTGTTAGAGAGATGAGTGAGAGCGGATTCAATACCTGGAATACAGTCACAATGGCCCACAGCAGGGAGTCAAAATTTTTCCTGTCACAACTGACAGATCCGTCGTCGGCTTTATTGCAGAACTTACAACCAAATAGGTTCATCCCCAGTATactaaagaggaaaaaataaaaaagaagtcACATGATgtataaaatgttgaaaagtATAGTTGggaaataaacataaaatgtatatttcttATTCAGTACGGTGAGAGAGACATTTTTGTTCGTTATATGTGCCACTTGCGAGAATGCATAATATGATATGGGATGGTTACTCCTCTATAAAGCTGCTGATGTTTTGAGAGAGATAGTTTCATAAACTTTTCCAGAAAGAGCATAATGTGCTTTTTCAGACATGCTGTCCTGAACAAACTCGCTATT
This window encodes:
- the LOC135940378 gene encoding voltage-dependent T-type calcium channel subunit alpha-1G-like isoform X7, coding for MVRQGTTSFGGEQVNGGAGADSESDVPMSDFEDDDDDDDDDEDDDEEDLPYPGFIPLALGCLDQQTRPRNWCLRMITNPWFERVSMMIILLNCVTLGMYRPCIDDDCTTSRCKILQIFDDFIFAFFAIEMSIKMLAMGVYGKGTYLADTWNRLDFFIVMAGALEYCLNVENMNLSAIRTIRVLRPLRAINRIPSMRILVMLLLDTLPMLGNVLLLCFFVFFIFGIVGVQLWEGILRQRCFLKQLPNISYPQSLPDFYTMRVKVTLPLSSYYRYLEQDRDYICSKPEDNGMHTCSNLPPYRHNGIECNGTALPFSSNIPTNASCVNWNQYYTECKSQGNNPFQGAISFDNIGLAWVAIFLVISLEGWTDIMYYVQDAHSFWDWIYFVLLIVIGSFFMINLCLVVIATQFSETKKREMERMRLERARFHSSSTLASTQNSEPTTCYAELVRYTAHLWRRAKRRIINRYRLYQCRKQQRNNTHPPLSFQPCARHSEFVCRHGMSRKSQAGPGPPPPRVLEHEEAGRGPPVCPVGPRPPDEPELNSPPSIHAPRASPEVSDIDPLSSPRNKQSGPSGGLLRVPSFNGAWEGEGGGNGGGLLSPGNGNARRRSSVMFSDVVLLHDDQGSSNSAPGVTKNVCSSEKMTQAGDGHIHSWRGGRGLSAMEWDSDVDECGDCTSECEAEWYAHEQSCCYQQALRPPAQKSCCSRCLGSVRRMIKALVEHKYFQQGILLAILVNTLSMGIEYHNQPEELTVIVEYSNVVFSGIFAVEMLLKITAEGPFAYISNGFNVFDGIIVVLSVVELCQTFLGSREGSSGLSVLRTFRLLRILKLVRFMPNLRRQLFVMLRTMDNVAVFFALLILFIFIFSILGMYLFGGKFCMWYDGTRECSCHEIVNHDPKCVCDRKHFNNILWATVTVFQILTQEDWNVVLFNGMEKTSHWAALYFVALMTFGNYVLFNLLVAILVEGFSAERNERLEREQRELAKAQQQEAAAQEAAAAAAAAAAEYDPEDSGGSGSSSSCLENVMKPDNPVRNNFGQQERENAWKVRTQVEFEPKCNIQKESQMLQQQQQQGGQQISLSPPPTMPPAPVITHTAATPQDSPNATLEPGAVGLHRLNPNISLYASSLSIDSIDRSSRIQRLWENRLHFSSQCSIPGLLRPPAQGPSHSHASRESSGSTNSSSNTPRRVSLSVTPPSGSRPSSGLNRTAGWRISRPSLRSRQRIQGAEEVPEDFVLNNGAHNNSYQQNRQNNNLAVPPMQEGDQHLHCNGGLLGSIRNDTQSPARNNLLSVQAPTTSTCSLRRPSACSTLLPPSVSNPSSRSPSIAPPHSPFLQGSSWQRHHAHYHHGRHSSLCEGAHVPMRLLHHRPSLGPQVGGYRSRNASICLHHHPIGPSKSYNSHKLSTSPLPQVKVTTEEEEPNIKKIFKFFEPRGCLKERDDYSLYIFSPTDSKIRKLCCWIVERRWFDNVVLFFIGLNCITLAMERPNIPPDSTERIFLATANYVFTAVFALEMLIKVIATGMFYGREAYFTSGWNIMDGVLVLISIVDLLMSVISESSPRIFGILRVFRLLRSLRPLRVINRAPGLKLVVQTLLSSLRPIGNIVLICCTFFIIFGILGVQLFKGAFYYCEGPDIKNVRNKTDCLADKKNSWVNRKYNFDDLGKALMSLFVLSSKDGWVNIMYTGLDAVGVDQQPIENFSEWRLLYFISFLLLVGFFVLNMFVGVVVENFHRCREEQEKEEKARRAAKRAKQMEKKRRRMHEPPYYATYSRPRLLVHNVVTSKYFDLAIAAVIGLNVVTMALEFYMMPKALSYALKIFNYFFTAVFILESMMKLLALGMHLYFKDRWNQLDVVIVILSIVGIVLEEVESKIIPINPTIIRVMRVLRIARVLKLLKMAKGIRALLDTVMQALPQVGNLGLLFFLLFFIFAALGVELFGRLECSEEIPCQGLGEHAHFSNFGMAFLTLFRVATGDNWNGIMKDTLRDTCDDAADCVRNCCVSTVIAPIFFVIFVLMAQFVLVNVVVAVLMKHLEESHKQMEDELDMEVELERELQAEQEEAEEAEAAEALQQALRLTMQEEENNLGRHKQLSKVLSLPANFTFSSMEEGHAGTNASGQALSKEAADAPSGPQGISQPLRPTHLTPLRRRVPPAYPANNCPKAMLCRRSGSEPSIAAASGGGAGGRAAERKMLRRPGSSGSLHSLVLPRDTSSGLSPECVAPGKTMVPPPYQTPSSEQAPPLGVTTPTFSFSYSDSCSETVSSSESITSPSEL